From one Triticum urartu cultivar G1812 chromosome 3, Tu2.1, whole genome shotgun sequence genomic stretch:
- the LOC125547952 gene encoding uncharacterized protein LOC125547952, whose amino-acid sequence MASAASPPPSWVILGSVPRVLSAADANADLPPGPGAADFSLALPAPPRVALLTIPPRIFPCRTTPDNFPSVLAADPSAGLLLLHADQGRATGPTIIDTPGRQEFSWRPRVAGYFVLDAAAAAALPLPKPELVAHPGHLGLVASPDGQGFMVAELQPFLGGDTADLLRFSSQVGEWVSKSVRYPLPARQLSPNGVVACSGRLWWVDLSWCLLTCDPFADAPALHVVPLPDGKALKSKEAWGLLDKYRCVGVSAGKLRFVDMYRNRNSNGAAQISVWTLADYPESTDWTLEYEATFAEICNDATYKATGLPRKIPVLALIHPINPDVVYFFLDEHLVGVDVRARKVVGCEVYELVEPPREDVASRFVHAWKLPPALCSGPEEETVDGAAEELQQLNLSDYLKKYKLIC is encoded by the exons ATGGCGTCCGCCGCCTCGCCCCCGCCGTCGTGGGTCATCCTGGGCAGCGTGCCGCGGGTGCTCTCGGCGGCCGACGCCAACGCCGACCTCCCTCCGGGCCCAGGCGCCGCCGACTTCTCCCTCGCGCTGCCGGCGCCCCCGCGCGTCGCGCTCCTCACCATCCCCCCGCGCATCTTCCCGTGCCGCACCACCCCCGACAACTTCCCCTCCGTCCTCGCCGCCGACCCCTCCgcgggcctcctcctcctccacgccGACCAGGGCCGCGCCACGGGCCCCACCATCATCGACACTCCCGGCCGCCAGGAGTTCTCCTGGCGCCCGCGCGTCGCGGGCTACTTCGTgctcgacgccgccgccgccgccgccctgccgcTCCCCAAGCCCGAGCTCGTCGCGCACCCGGGCCACCTCGGCCTCGTCGCCTCCCCCGACGGCCAGGGCTTCATGGTCGCCGAGCTGCAGCCCTTCCTCGGCGGCGACACGGCCGACCTCCTGCGCTTCTCGTCGCAGGTCGGGGAGTGGGTCAGCAAGAGCGTGCGCTACCCGCTCCCGGCGCGCCAGCTCAGCCCCAACGgcgtcgtcgcctgctccggGAGGCTCTGGTGGGTCGACCTCTCCTGGTGCCTCCTCACCTGCGACCCCTTCGCCGACGCGCCGGCGCTCCACGTCGTCCCGCTCCCGGACGGCAAGGCGCTCAAGTCCAAGGAAGCCTGGGGCCTGCTCGACAAGTACCGCTGCGTCGGCGTCAGCGCCGGCAAGCTGCGGTTCGTCGACATGTACCGCAACCGCAACAGCAACGGCGCCGCGCAGATCAGCGTCTGGACGCTCGCCGACTACCCAGAGTCCACGGACTGGACGCTGGAGTACGAGGCCACCTTCGCGGAGATCTGCAACGACGCCACCTACAAGGCCACCGGTTTGCCGAGGAAGATCCCCGTGCTGGCGCTCATCCATCCAATCAACCCCGACGTGGTCTACTTCTTCCTGGACGAGCACCTGGTCGGCGTCGACGTGCGTGCCCGCAAGGTCGTGGGGTGCGAGGTCTACGAGCTGGTTGAGCCGCCGCGCGAAGACGTCGCTTCCCGCTTCGTTCACGCTTGGAAGCTGCCACCGGCTCTCTGCTCAG GTCCTGAAGAGGAAACAGTCGATGGCGCGGCTGAAGAGCTGCAGCAACTGAATCTGTCCGATTATCTGAAAAAGTACAAGCTCATCTGTTAG